From one Nothobranchius furzeri strain GRZ-AD chromosome 2, NfurGRZ-RIMD1, whole genome shotgun sequence genomic stretch:
- the irak1bp1 gene encoding interleukin-1 receptor-associated kinase 1-binding protein 1 homolog, with translation MKSQSRVFAALPTAEFTEIKENQQGLEPKAVTGQVREVQVTGAAEASCPADRASMRFSVTSSKESAGEVTVSVTRRLDYILQALRQHGIRGEDTSVRKFLQRNADTYCMDAEVVVVFSNFEKMEQIRSVLLEKLDKSVFVGTPLFYHSPECLGQIRQRACVSAVENAQQKASKISQVLGQSLGPPLLVREKETREWKVEEEEEQRSAPHIPVVTASSCVSVSFSFRDRNRKKL, from the exons ATGAAGAGTCAGAGTCGCGTCTTCGCTGCTCTACCCACTGCTGAGTTCACAGAAATAAAAGAAAACCAGCAGGGACTCGAACCGAAAGCGGTGACCGGCCAGGTGCGGGAGGTCCAAGTCACCGGGGCCGCGGAAGCTTCGTGTCCGGCCGACCGAGCGTCGATGCGGTTCAGTGTGACCAGCAGCAAGGAGTCAGCCggtgaggtgaccgttagcgtcaCACGGCGACTCGACTACATATTACAGGCTCTCAG ACAACATGGGATCAGAGGGGAGGACACGTCAGTGAGGAAGTTTCTTCAACGAAACGCTGACACTTACTGCATGGATGCGGAG GTTGTTGTCGTGTTCTCCAATTTTGAGAAGATGGAACAAATCCGTAGCGTCCTCCTGGAAAAGCTGGATAAGAGCGTCTTCGTTGGGACACCGCTGTTCTACCACAGTCCTGAATGTTTGGGTCAAATCAG gcagcgtgcgtgtgtgtccgcTGTTGAAAATGCTCAGCAGAAGGCCAGCAAGATCAGTCAAGTCTTGGGCCAAAGTCTGGGGCCTCCTCTCCTGGTGAGAGAGAAGGAGACCAGGGAGTggaaggtggaggaggaggaggagcagcgttCAGCGCCTCACATACCCGTAGTCACTGCCTCCTCCTGCGTCTCCGTCTCCTTCAGCTTCAGAGACCGAAACAGGAAAAAGCTCTGA
- the LOC139063333 gene encoding uncharacterized protein isoform X2 — protein MKTKRKQRTNTESRKIALDQAVLNFIIKDRQPLSIVELEGFRGLIQALDPSYVLPTRKTVKEMMAKKHAEELERIKRGVQQAVAIICGSSLIKRLADKPPTHQLTLSLRSSAT, from the exons ATGAAAACGAAGAGGAAGCAAAGAACGAACACGG aatctaggaagATTGCTCTGGACCAAGCAGTCCTGAATTTTATTATAAAGGACCGCCAACCCCTGAGTATTGTGGAGCTTGAGGGGTTCAGGGGGTTGATTCAGGCCCTTGATCCATCTTACGTTTTGCCAACCAGAAAG ACGGTTAAGGAAATGATGGCCAAAAAGCATGCAGAGGAACTCGAACGAATAAAAAGGGGAGTACAGCAAGCTGTGGCA ataATCTGTGGCAGCAGCTTGATCAAGAGGTTGGCAGACAAACCACCAACGCATCAGCTGACTCTATCATTGAGGTCCAGCGCTACTTAG
- the LOC139063333 gene encoding E3 SUMO-protein ligase ZBED1-like isoform X1, which produces MKTKRKQRTNTESRKIALDQAVLNFIIKDRQPLSIVELEGFRGLIQALDPSYVLPTRKTVKEMMAKKHAEELERIKRGVQQAVAVSITADMWTSLNMEAYLALTCHYISDNMELCTSVLGVKHFPQSHTADNLAQVKRGMMDDWAITNKVRCLVTDAAPNMIAATRTLQIRHSICILHTN; this is translated from the exons ATGAAAACGAAGAGGAAGCAAAGAACGAACACGG aatctaggaagATTGCTCTGGACCAAGCAGTCCTGAATTTTATTATAAAGGACCGCCAACCCCTGAGTATTGTGGAGCTTGAGGGGTTCAGGGGGTTGATTCAGGCCCTTGATCCATCTTACGTTTTGCCAACCAGAAAG ACGGTTAAGGAAATGATGGCCAAAAAGCATGCAGAGGAACTCGAACGAATAAAAAGGGGAGTACAGCAAGCTGTGGCAGTGAGTATAACAGCTGACATGTGGACCTCCTTGAACATGGAGGCTTACTTAGCTCTTACCTGTCACTACATCAGTGATAATATGGAGTTGTGTACATCTGTGTTGGGAGTCAAACACTTTCCACAAAGTCACACTGCTGACAATCTGGCCCAAGTCAAAAGGGGCATGATGGATGACTGGGCCATAACAAACAAGGTAAGGTGTCTTGTGACCGACGCAGCACCAAACATGATAGCAGCAACACGAACTCTTCAAATTCGACATTCAATCTGCATTTTGCACACAAACTAA
- the si:dkey-261l7.2 gene encoding uncharacterized protein si:dkey-261l7.2: MPQISTAAALQIALLFSAVPAQYLISRWSGPTAAQRYHATTRLLRTWKEWRTSFLNQSSAWIDWTNQQLSKVKTLVGLEPKEPAAQTPPVGTMIFDNDKGFFGASKSVRSPRPPYVFLRVGEVVMERKGHMIGVVVSWDAELRAPPEWIDRKHSNSEDTTAERTPHYKVLFRGPTPSSLMVAYLPQTQLERITDTRPDIPTLDKYFTHFDGTRFIMQPWLRELFPEDEDEDA; this comes from the exons ATGCCTCAGATCAGCACCGCCGCCGCGCTCCAGATTGCGCTCCTGTTCTCCGCCGTGCCCGCGCAGTACCTGATCTCCCGGTGGAGCGGCCCCACGGCGGCGCAGCGCTACCACGCCACCACCCG GCTGCTTCGCACATGGAAGGAGTGGAGAACATCCTTCCTCAACCAATCCTCCGCATGGATAGACTGGACTAACCAGCAGCTCTCCAAAGTAAA AACTCTGGTTGGTCTGGAACCAAAAGAGCCAGCAGCACAAACACCTCCTGTAGGGACCATGATTTTTGACAACGACAAAGGATTCTTTGGAG CCTCCAAGTCTGTGCGCAGCCCTCGTCCTCCATACGTCTTTCTGCGGGTCGGGGAGGTGGTGATGGAGCGGAAAGGTCACATGATCGGGGTGGTGGTGAGCTGGGACGCTGAACTGCGAGCTCCTCCGGAGTGGATCGACAGGAAGCATTCAAACTCTGAG GACACCACAGCAGAGAGGACGCCCCACTACAAGGTTCTGTTCAGGGGGCCTACACCCTCTTCTCTGATGGTCGCCTACTTGCCTCAAACACAACTGGAGCGCATCACAGACACGAGG CCGGACATTCCCACGCTGGACAAATACTTCACACATTTTGATGGGACACGGTTCATCATGCAGCCCTGGCTTAGAGAGCTTTTCCCAGAGGACGAGGATGAGGACGCCTGA